Proteins encoded in a region of the Phaenicophaeus curvirostris isolate KB17595 chromosome 1, BPBGC_Pcur_1.0, whole genome shotgun sequence genome:
- the THAP12 gene encoding 52 kDa repressor of the inhibitor of the protein kinase, translating to MPNFCAAPNCTRKSTQSDLAFFRFPRDPVRCQRWVENCRRADLEDKTPDQLNKHYRLCAKHFETSMICKSSPYRTVLRDNAVPTIFDLTSHLNNPHSRHRKRIKELSEDEIRTLKQQKIEAFEREQATRELNESNEQNTVSEEGGEEQEEEAVPLTLEERENKDYLKSLFEILILMGKQNIPLDGRNDELPEGAFTSDNFQALLEYRINAGDEVLRKRFEMTAVNLEYCPKTQQKQMLEICENCIREETLREVRDSHFFSIVTDEVVDIAGEEHLPVLVRFVDDSHNLREEFIGFLPYEADPEILAVKFHTTVTEKWGLNMEYCRGQAYIVSSGFASKMKVVATRLLEKYPQAVYTLCSSCALNVWLAKSVPVVGVSVALGTIEEVCCLFNQSPQLLVELDNTISVLFQNNEEKGNELKEILRSQWTGRHDTFEVLVDLMQALVLCLDAVGNDSSVRWNNFIAGRAFVLSSALTDFDFIVTIVILKNVLSFTRAFGKNLQGQTSDVFFAASSLTAVLHSLNEVMENIEVYHEFWFEEATNLAAKLDVQIKLPGKFRRAQQGNLNSEVTSENYYKEILSVPTVEHIIQELKDIFSEQHLKALKCLSLVPSVMGQLKFNTSEEHHADMYKNDLPNPDTLSAELHCWRIKWKHRGKDIELPTTIYDSLHLPDIRFFPNVYALLKVLCILPVMKVENEKYEIGRKRLKAYLKNTLTEQRSSNLALLNINFDTKHDLDLMVDTYIKLYPDKVEFQEELVPSNNSEITEDA from the exons ATGTCAAAGATGGGTAGAAAACTGTCGAAGGGCAGACTTAGAAGATAAAACTCCAGATCAGCTCAACAAGCATTACAGATTGTGCGCTAAACATTTTGAGACTTCAATGATATGTAAAAGT AGCCCTTACAGAACAGTTTTACGGGATAATGCTGTGCCAACTATATTTGACCTTACAAGTCACTTGAACAATCCCCACAGCAGACATAGGAAAAGGATAAAAGAGCTG agtGAAGATGAAATAAGAACGCTCAAGCAACAAAAGA TTGAAGCTTTTGAACGGGAACAGGCAACTCGAGAATTGAATGAAAGCAATGAACAAAATACTGTCTCggaagaaggaggggaagaacAGGAGGAAGAAGCTGTCCCTTTAACactggaagaaagagaaaacaaagattaCCTTAAATCTTTGTTTGAAATTTTGATCCTAATGGGCAAACAAAATATTCCCTTGGATGGCCGTAATGATGAATTACCAGAAGGTGCTTTTACCTCAGATAACTTTCAGGCTCTGCTGGAATACAGAATAAATGCTGGAGATGAAGTTCTGAGAAAACGATTTGAGATGACTGCAGTCAATCTTGAATATTGTCCAAAAACTCAGCAGAAACAAATGCTTGAGATCTGTGAAAACTGTATTAGAGAAGAGACACTGAGGGAAGTAAGAGactcacatttcttttctattgTCACTGATGAAGTAGTAGACATAGCAGGAGAGGAACATTTACCAGTGTTGGTGAGGTTTGTTGATGATTCTCATAATCTACGAGAAGAATTCATAGGGTTTTTACCATATGAGGCTGATCCTGAAATTTTAGCTGTTAAGTTCCATACAACTGTTACTGAAAAATGGGGTCTGAACATGGAGTACTGTAGAGGTCAAGCCTACATCGTTTCCAGTGGGTTTGCTTCTAAAATGAAGGTTGTGGCTACAAGACTCTTGGAAAAGTATCCGCAAGCTGTGTATACGCTGTGTTCCTCTTGTGCCTTAAATGTTTGGCTGGCAAAATCAGTTCCTGTTGTTGGTGTTTCCGTTGCACTAGGAACAATTGAAGAAGTTTGCTGTCTTTTTAATCAGTCTCCACAATTGCTAGTAGAACTGGACAACacaatttctgttctttttcagaaCAATGAGGAGAAGGGTAATGAACTGAAGGAGATCTTACGTTCTCAGTGGACAGGCAGGCACGATACTTTTGAGGTTTTAGTGGACCTCATGCAAGCACTGGTGCTGTGCTTGGACGCAGTAGGCAATGACTCATCTGTCAGGTGGAACAACTTTATTGCCGGTCGAGCATTTGTACTTTCGAGTGCATTAACAGATTTTGACTTCATTGTTACTATTgttattctgaaaaatgttctgtctttcacaagagCATTTGGAAAAAATCTCCAAGGACAAACATCGGATGTATTCTTTGCAGCTAGCAGCTTAACAGCAGTGTTGCATTCTCTGAATGAAGTGATGGAGAATATTGAAGTTTATCATGAATTTTGGTTTGAGGAAGCAACAAATTTGGCTGCAAAACTGGATGTACAAATTAAACTCCCAGGAAAATTTCGCAGGGCGCAACAGGGGAACCTGAACTCTGAGGTAACGTCAGAAAATTACTATAAAGAAATCCTTAGTGTCCCCACAGTGGAGCATATTATTCAAGAATTAAAAGATATATTCTCAGAACAACATTTAAAAGCTCTTAAGTGTTTATCGTTGGTGCCCTCAGTCATGGGTCAGCTCAAATTCAATACATCCGAGGAGCATCACGCTGACATGTACAAAAATGACTTGCCTAATCCGGACACGCTTTCTGCTGAGCTTCATTGTTGGAGAATCAAATGGAAGCACAGGGGAAAAGATATCGAACTTCCAACTACTATTTATGACTCACTTCACTTGCCTGACATTAGGTTTTTCCCTAATGTTTACGCGTTGCTTAAAGTCTTGTGCATACTTCCAGTGATGAAAGTggagaatgaaaaatatgaaataggACGCAAGCGCTTAAAAGCATACCTGAAAAACACCTTGACAGAGCAAAGGTCAAGCAACCTAGCTTTGCTGAACATAAACTTTGATACAAAACATGATTTAGATTTAATGGTGGACACCTACATTAAACTCTACCCAGATAAAGTGGAATTTCAAGAAGAGCTTGTTCCTTCAAACAACTCTGAAATAACAGAagatgcttaa